From a single Eleginops maclovinus isolate JMC-PN-2008 ecotype Puerto Natales chromosome 20, JC_Emac_rtc_rv5, whole genome shotgun sequence genomic region:
- the nek4 gene encoding LOW QUALITY PROTEIN: serine/threonine-protein kinase Nek4 (The sequence of the model RefSeq protein was modified relative to this genomic sequence to represent the inferred CDS: deleted 1 base in 1 codon) yields the protein MNNYVFIRVVGKGSYGEVNLVKNKTDRKQYVIKKLNLTTSSKRERRSAEQEAQLLSELRHPNIVTYRESWEGDDCLLYIAMGFCEGGDLYHRLKQQKGELLPERQVVEWFVQIAMALQYLHERNILHRDLKTQNIFLTKTNIIKVGDLGIARVLENQNDMASTLIGTPYYMSPELFSNKPYNHKSDVWALGCCVYEMSTLKHAFNAKDMNSLVYRIVEGKLPQMPSRYDPQLGDLIKSMLCKRPEDRPDVKLILRQPYIKRQIAMFLEATKEKTAKSRKKAVEGIGDCRPNSGPSVVSSQPKPEKSPQHAPPARAKRKDEKSQQPKVWNGVADRSPVRKPPSPKPSSPDALIASMATISNINIDVQRQEDEDVMKRQVQGPPSVVTHPRIGNEPVTHSVHSQGRGKPDPSPPPSPAKPPLKSVSGVSSQGVKERRAANGLLDNHRQATPNPADTFSVCEEKHMSGVDNKEDTMELLKEADMQSPKLEAEREEALSTPERRSAHKTNKENFGVVVVEVNMDDKSDTITLLKGAPTKHNTPDIQESLESTEKLLEPFPPTLEPVREESPLPASKLGQTPQYPTPLFLSSEPSVSQQHRGRDIRWTHGDQEKSKVAAPRPLPPPPVKSTAVKITKRSRRSTESKKSSVAATSSSVSSSKDGFLPLPQDRPLTARERRRLRQSQEVSSHTDVSAVRRASYDVTSTKEEHQSTLYTRSVSASFTEINCKQDKLPEQRSDEDECSSSTSSTERLEGDCRERKTDSSDMQDLVHMMTQTLGMDIGDGVIEVDKGGFSSTSLPEFKLNRKYRDTLVLHGKAREDAENLSLGEIPIGSSSGPAKIRRAIEQLRTDVVKGLGVKLLDRVLEIMEVEDDTKRELCLRDQMGDEKYQAYAVMVRQLKFFEDIAIRV from the exons ATGAATAATTATGTCTTCATCAGGGTCGTCGGGAAAGGCAGCTATGGGGAGGTGAACttggtgaaaaacaaaacagaccgAAAACAG TATGTTATTAAGAAGCTGAATTTAACCACATCGTCGAAGCGGGAGCGGCGTTCTGCAGAGCAGGAGGCACAGCTTCTGTCCGAGCTGCGACATCCTAACATCGTGACGTACAGGGAGTCCTGGGAAGGAGATGACTGCCTGCTCTACATTGCCATGGGTTTCTGTGAAGGCGGTGACCTTTACCACCGTCTCAAACAGCAGAAGGGTGAACTGTTACCTGAGAGGCAGGTGGTGGAGTGGTTTGTCCAGATAGCCATGGCTCTCCAG TACTTGCATGAGAGGAACATTCTTCACCGGGAccttaaaacacaaaacatcttCCTGACGAAGACCAACATCATCAAAGTTGGGGACCTTGGCATTGCAAGAGTGTTAGAGAACCAGAATGACATGGCCAGCACACTCATAGGGACCCCTTACTACATGAGTCCAGAGCTCTTCTCTAATAAACCCTATAACCACAAG TCAGATGTATGGGCCCTGGGCTgctgtgtgtatgaaatgtccACACTGAAACATGCCTTCAATGCCAAGGACATGAACTCACTGGTTTATCGCATTGTAGAAGGAAAG CTGCCACAGATGCCCAGCAGGTATGATCCCCAGCTGGGAGACCTGATCAAGAGCATGCTGTGTAAGAGACCTGAAGACAGGCCTGATGTCAAACTGATCCTCCGGCAGCCCTACATCAAACGACAAATTGCCATGTTCCTCGAGGCCACTAAAGA AAAAACTGCCAAGTCAAGAAAGAAAGCTGTAGAGGGCATCGGTGATTGTAGACCCAACAGTGGACCTTCTGTGGTGTCATCTCAGCCAAAACCTGAGAAAAGTCCCCAGCATGCACCTCCAGCCAGGGCCAAACGG AAAGATGAGAAATCACAACAACCCAAAGTTTGGAACGGCGTCGCAGATCGCTCTCCGGTCCGAAAACCTCCATCACCCAAACCCTCTTCCCCTGACGCTCTCATTGCATCCATGGCAACCATCAGCAACATCAATATTGATGTCCAACGTCAGGAGGATGAGGACGTAATGAAGAGACAAGTGCAGGGTCCCCCATCCGTTGTGACTCATCCCCGTATAGGTAATGAACCTGTGACTCACAGTGTGCACAGCCAGGGAAGAGGGAAACCAGATCCCTCCCCACCTCCTTCCCCTGCTAAACCCCCTCTGAAGTCTGTATCAGGTGTTAGCAGTCAGGGAGTAAAAGAGAGGAGGGCAGCCAATGGATTGTTGGATAATCATCGACAGGCAACGCCAAACCCTGCCgatacattttctgtgtgtgaggagaaacATATGTCAGGTGTGGATAATAAGGAGGATACCATGGAGTTACTTAAAGAGGCTGACATGCAGAGCCCAAAGCTGGAagcggagagagaggaggctctTTCTACACCCGAGAGGAGATctgcacacaaaacaaataaagaaaacttTGGAGTTGTTGTTGTGGAAGTTAATATGGACGATAAAAGTGACACCATCACCCTGCTCAAGGGAGCGCCGACCAAACACAATACCCCTGACATACAA gAAAGCTTAGAATCTACTGAAAAGCTATTAGAGCCGTTCCCTCCAACACTG GAGCCTGTTCGGGAAGAATCTCCCTTACCAGCCAGTAAGCTGGGTCAGACCCCTCAGTACCCAACTCCCCTGTTCCTCTCATCAGAACCGTCTGTGtcacagcagcacagaggcAGGGACATTAGATGGACACATGGGGATCAGGAAAAG TCCAAGGTGGCTGCTCCGAGACCTTTACCTCCACCTCCTGTTAAGAGCACAGCCGTGAAGATAacgaagaggagcaggaggagcacaGAGAGCAAGAAATCCAGTGTAGCTGCAACCTCCAGCTCAGTGAGCTCCTCTAAGGACGGATTCCTGCCGCTGCCACAG GATCGTCCTCTCACTgccagagagaggagaagactGAGGCAGTCCCAGGAGGTTTCCAGCCATACAG ACGTTAGTGCTGTTAGAAGGGCATCTTATGATGTCACTTCTACCAAGGAGGAGCACCAA AGCACTCTGTATACCAGATCTGTTTCAGCCTCTTTCACTGAGATCAACTGTAAG CAGGATAAGTTACCGGAGCAAAGGTCAGATGAAGACGAGTGCAGCTCATCCACAAGTTCCACAGAACGCTTGGAGGGAGACTGCAGGGAAAG GAAGACTGATTCAAGTGACATGCAGGATTTAGTCCACATGATGACCCAAACTTTGGGAATGGATATTGGAGACGGTGTGATCGAGGTGGACAAAGGGGGATTTAGCTCTACCTCGTTGCCTGAATTCAAACTGAACAGAAAGTACAGAGACACCCTGGTGCTTCATGGGAAGGCTCGAGAGGATGCGGAGAACTTGTCACTCGGTGAAATACCAATAG GCTCGTCGTCCGGTCCAGCCAAGATCAGGAGAGCCATAGAGCAGCTGAGAACAGATGTGGTGAAGGGCCTGGGGGTCAAGCTGCTGGATAGAGTCCTGGAAATCATGGAGGTGGAGGACGACACCAAACGAGAG CTGTGCCTTCGTGATCAGATGGGAGATGAGAAGTACCAAGCTTATGCTGTGATGGTGAGGCAGCTGAAATTCTTTGAGGATATTGCCATCAGGGTTTAG
- the spcs1 gene encoding signal peptidase complex subunit 1 — MLSIFKSIPSHMDYKGQKLAEQIFQGIILISAVIGFVYGLIIEQFGWTVYIVLAGFAVSCVLTLPPWPMYRQNPLPWQPAIPETSGEPSQKPQETLKKKKHK; from the exons ATGCTGTCTATATTCAAATCCATACCGTCCCACATG GATTATAAAGGCCAGAAACTGGCTGAACAGATTTTCCAAGGAATAATTCTCATCTCAGCG GTGATTGGATTTGTGTATGGTTTGATCATTGAACAGTTTGGATGGACAGTGTACATCGTCTTGGCTGGGTTTGCTGTATCCTGTGTG TTGACGCTGCCTCCATGGCCTATGTACAGACAGAATCCTCTGCCATGGCAGCCAGCTATACCAGAGACCAGCGGGGAGCCAAGCCAAAAACCTCAGGAAACcctcaagaagaagaagcataaaTAA